ttcaggcattcttcagcactcactgtgcaccaacgcagtcacaccggggagagaccattcatctgctccgtgtgtgggaagggattcactcagtcattccacctgctgtcacaccagcgagttcatactggggagaggccgttcacctgctccgactgtgggaagggattcactgggtcatcccacttactgtcacaccagcgagttcacattgaggagaagccattcagctgcactgactgtggacggagtttcagacaggcatcctccctcgttgcacaccagcgaattcacactggggagagaccgtttacttgctttgtgtgtggcaagggattcacagttttacccaccctgctgagacaccagaaaattcacactgaagagaagccattcagctgcactgactgtggaaagaatttcaggcagtcatccaacctcactgctcaccgacgcactcacactgcagaaagaccattcacatgctccgtgtgtgggaagggattcagtcggtcatccaacctctctgctcaccagcgagttcacacaggggagaggccattcacttgctccgtgtgtgggaagggattcgcaaagtctttcaacctgctggctcaccaacgcactcacactaagaggccattcaactgctctgtgtgtgggaagggattcactcagtcacaatggctcctgagacatcaacaagttcacaagtgactgcaggggttggattttgctgtttttgctgctgttcagtattgacagtctgacaatattttatttctgctgatgttaacaaaccctataactagctggaatttaatattctggaagtgtcactgattttcagggctgcaatGTCGCTTTTTAAAAGCACCACCAATGATCTTCCCCCTTAATTGAAGAACTCTCAACAGGAACCTGTTTAGAATAAAGTTAAGAACTTTTGCTTCAATTCTAATTTGATCTTTGGGCAAAATCTACAATTCATTCTCTGAAAGATCCATCTGCAgggcacaaagtatttattttcaatgcttgtattgagattttctggaaagctactctttgatttttaagggctattttttggtttccaggggatcgttttccattctcagtaactcctttattagtgacgtagtcacgtagtaacattaccttttgtgtttctgttagtTTACTTCTTTGAGTAAGATAGCACAAATACTGAAGACTGTGTATAtattaaatcttttaaattggaatctatgaatgatatgttttgttaacttattttaaaaatactcccATACTCTCTTTCCAAAATGAGAATTCGAACTATTTGACACAAGGTAACTGAATCAGATGTTTACTGGTTCAGACAGTGGAGCAGGAAAAATCTCTCCCGATTCtgatcttcattgtgtgtggatttacattgataacccatcaataacctcactacaccagctgagatcagctctgACCGGGGATTCTGTATGTTGTCTGTGAACATTAAACTGCAAATAAAAGCAGTTTAGAATATGAACCTGGATGAATGGATCTCAATTTCTAATGTGACGACCCAAGTGATTGGTAAGTACGTTCACAATATCTGGTTACTCCAATTCCTGAGCTGTAAACCCCACCTCctgagatatataaaaataatcGAGACTTGTTCAGCAGAATGGGGAAAGCTCTGCCGATGGTTGGATCATTCCTTTTGAGGCTCACACTGCTATGAAACTAGTTCTGTAGCAGGAAGACACAGCTCCTCCACACGTCACTGATAGGCTGCTGAGTCTTTTCTTAAAATAGGTGGcaaagctgttcctccagtttgagacTCTGTCTCTGCAGATGCAGCAACatcgggagagacagaatctgtgattggaggagatggtcctcacagtttctgtctctcccatgtacaggatgatttattttcttccagTAGTTCCTCCTAAGACAGAATTTCTGCGGGccttttggcaagtcatgttgtagctttatagaacctcagttaggccgcacttggaacatagtgttcaattctggtcgccgcactaccagaaagatgtggaggctttggagagggtggagagggtacagaaaagatctaccaggatgttgcctggtatggagggcattagctatgaggaaaggttggagaaacttggtttgttctcactggaacgacgcaggTTGAGGGCGATCTgacaaagtctacaagattgtgaggggcttgggcagatggatagaagctttttcccagggtagaagagtcaattactcggggggcataggtttaaggtgcgaggggcaaggtttaaaggagatgtacgaggcagaatttttacccagagggtggtgggtgcctggaactcgctgccgggggaggtagtggaagcagatacaatagtgaattttaaggggcgtcttgacaaatacatgaataggatgtgaatggagggatatggtccccagaagggtagggggttttagttcagttaggcagcgtggttggtgcaggcttggagggctaaaggttttcccgtgctgtaattttctttgttttcttttgagaGTGAATTCACCATCCACAGCCGTTCACTTTGAACCCTGGTTTGAAATATTCTCACTCTGGGTTTAAGGCTTCCTGGCGTAATACACAGATTTAGATCTTACCACCAAACACCAATTCATATCCTCATCCGAGTCCCAGATTTAAATGTGGTTGTCCAAACTAGAAAACATATATAATTTGACTCTTTTTAAACCTGATTCACCACACCCTGCCACACTAACTACAACAGATTGTGTTTGGGACCAGTTGTTCCGTTAAAGTCTGGGTTGTTCTCAATGGTGACAGTTTTAACCTCTCCATAACCTGTCAtaacccttctgccctccagggggctctgtttttctgatggtgacatttcctgtttacccagtcagcccttgaattgtttgtgaatccagtcacatgtcggttagactggatcagggcggcagatttccttccttaaagggcatgacagaaccaggtgtgtttttacaacaattaattcatgctcatcaatatttttgttgaaacgtggtgggattcaaacccaggtcccaaaatcattataataaatagagaaaatgctggataaactcagcaggtcggttcttttcagaactccagcatctgctggattttgctttacctccaaatcattcccctggattactcctgctctggctctaattccagtcagctcagacaacaaaaacaggtttcacaaaatcacaaacatttaaaaaaggaggtagacaaaaggcaggtaactataggccggttagcttaacttctggaggagggaaaatgcttggatctatcatcagggaagaaatagcgagacatctggatataaattgtcccattggtaagacacagcataggttcatgaagggcaggtcatgtttgagtaatttggtggaattctttgagaacattacatgtgcagtggacaatggggaacttgtggatgtggtgtatctggatttccagaaggcatttgacaaggtgccgcaccaaagactgctgcataagataaaggtgcacagtgctacgggtaatgtattagcatggatagaggattggttaactaacagaaagcaaagagtgggagtaaatgggtgtttttctggttggcgatcagtgactagtggtgtgcctcagggatcagtgttgggactgcaattgtttacggtttacatagatgatttggagttggggaccaagtgtagtgtgtcaaaatttgcagatgacactaagagcaaagtgtacagaggacgctgaaagtctgcaaagggatatagataatctatgtgagtgggcgagtgtctggcagatggagtacaatgttggtaaatgtgaggtcatccattttggtaggaataacaacaaaatggacgattatttaaatggtaaaaaattgcagcatgctgctgtgcagagggacaggggtgtccttgtgcaggaatctcaaagagttggtttgcaggtgcagcaggtaattaagaaggcaaatggaattttgttcttcattgctggagggatggagtttaaaaacagcgaggttatgttgcagctgtataaggcgctggtgaggccacacctggagtactgtgtacagttttggtctccttacttgagaaaggatatactggcattggagggggtgcagaggagattcacgaggttgattccggagttgacagggttggcttatgaggagaaactgaatagactggggctatactcattggatttcagaagaatgaggggagatcttatagaaacatataagattatgaagggaatagattagaagcagcgaagttgtttccactggcgggtgaaactagaacttggggcatagcctcaaaataagtggaagcagatttaggactgagttgaggaagaacttcttcacacaaagggttgtgaatctgtggaattccctgcccagtgaagcagttggggcgacctcattgaatgtttttaaggcaaggatagataaattattgaacagtaaaggaattaagggctatggtgagtgggcgggtaagtggagctgagtccacaaaaagatcagccatgagggctcgaggggccagatggcctactcctgctcctagttcttatgtacttcccacaatccccacatttccatggcatctccctgtgactgcaattatgttccaaaaggccagatgattggttgaagctttcaccacacctgactaaacctctgactaacctgactaaaactgaggataaagtattggtgtctGTAAGGGCTAAAACAATACCCTTGGCTTCCTTGTAGATCTGTGGCACCAAGTTCAAGACTGCTTCATGAATCATCCTCTCGGCCTCTAGCCTGTCAACTGCCcatgagaatcttatatgtttcagaatgttcactgctcattcttccaaacccaaTGAGTATTGGTGCAACCCTTCCCCAAAAGACAACGAGTTGGATTctgcgaggtcaaaggacctttgtgtggtccaccccccggcctgctacgattcctgtggtgggtgggatgggagaattctcccctacaccttcacaacctttcctcaaaagacaacaccttcatcttaggaatgggcctggtgaacttcctctgaactcattccaatgaaagcatgtcattccataagtagggagaccaaaaccatacacagtattccagctgctatctcagcaatgtcctgtgtaggtgcagcaagttccctttttcaaactccacccccttgcagtaaagtccaacactccatttgctgccttctttacttgctgtaccttcatcctattttttcacgattcatgtacaaggacacccagattcctctctacggcagtattcttcagtttctgtatatttaaacaattttttgcttctctattcttcctgccaaagtggaaaagctcccactttcccgcactatactccatctgccatttttctgtccattcaggtaacttatctgtgtcccttacagattttttgtaataacctcacagcttgcttttctacctatctttgtatcatcaattctggcttcatccaagtcattgatcaaggtggctgtttttctctctctcagttgtgggtgatatttgtctctattctcctggaaactgaatgaatcttgttccaaactgggttcaatatcagacatttcagggagtcaggaatcattcgcccctgaacctacactggtaaaaccccaggcagttcctcagtaaggatttttctggttcctcaccatatattagtcaggatactgaaacccagcttttttacagtccactcctggaggccccactccctgagccgacaacattcagcagtgtcagtgctgaagtttcaccgtgggagtgattcccagagtaactgtcaatcagatcaccattgatgtccaggtttgtgtatttttagttatcctgatgtctaacacacacacatcaataaaacagggaattcctgcaaacaaactgcagcttcttctctatctggaaatccaatgtttgttgaataattgtcccagcggttaacatagaacatagaacatagaacattacagcgcagaacaggcccttcggcccacgatgttgcaccgaccagttaaaaaaaaaaactgtgaccctccaacctaaaccaatttcttttcgtccatgaacctatctacggatctcttaaacgcccccaaactaggcgcatttacaactgatgctggcagggcattccaatccctcaccaccctctgggtaaagaacctacccctgacatcggttctataactaccccccctcaatttaaagccatgccccctcgtgctggatttctccatcagaggaaaaaggctatcactatccaccctatctaaacctctaatcatcttatatgtttcaataagatcccctcttagccgccgcctttccagcgaaaacaatcccaaatccctcagcctctcctcataggatctcccctccataccaggcaacatcctggtaaacctcctctgcaccctctccaaagcctccacatccttcctgtaatgtggggaccagaactgcacacagtactccaagtgcggccgcaccagagttgtgtacagttgcaacataacgctacgactcctaaattcaatccccctaccaataaacgccaagacaccatatgccttcttaacaaccttatctacttgattcccaactttcagggatctatgcacacatacacctagatccctctgctcctccacactattcaaagtcctcccgttagccctatactcaacacatctgttattcctaccaaagtgaattacctcacacttctccgcattaaactccatccgccacctctcggcccaactttgcaacctgtctaagtcttcctgcaaactacgacacccttcctcactgtctaccacaccaccgactttggtgtcatcagcaaatttgctaatccacccaactataccctcacccagatcattaataaatattacaaacagcagtggccccaaaacagatccctgaggtacaccacttgtaaccgcactccatgatgaatatttactatcaaccaccaccctctgtttcctcctgtgaactcatccaactcgtactgaacaggctcctgtgaactcatccaactcgtattttaatactgactttaacaaatatattttaaataggtttattttaaatgagttaaaaccagccttaaaatGGTAGATATAGTATAACAACCATagtacttttcagactggaaactttaacctgctgtttcactttgatttaggagcagatcccagttttacaccaatctctgattcatgtatccagcattcactgtcattctaaaagcagaagttgctgcaaaatctcagtaagtctgacagaatctgtaaagacaggaacagttaatgtttccagttgaatgtgactcttcttcagtgtcaaaacattcgctctgtttctctctccagagatgctgtcagacctgctgagtttttacagcacttcttgtttttatttacgagttcaggactcagacaagacaatccacaatacaaatcttacaactgggccagggtttattaacatcagcagaaacagacaccgatgaaaatggttgggacctcgatgtgattaacagcaaaattcagtccttgcagtcactcgtgaacatgatggtgtttcagcaggtgaggtgactgagtgaatcccttcccacacacggagcaggtgaatggcctgtccccagtgtgaattcgctggtgctttaccaggttggatgattgactgaatcccttgccacaatcagagcaggtgaatggtctctccccagtgtgaactcgctggtgcctccgcaggctggatgaacaagtgaatccctccccacactgagggcagctgAATggcgtctccccagtgtgaactcgcaggtgtttccgcaggttggataactgagtgaatcccttcccacaatgagagcagctgaatggtctctccccagtgtgaactcgctggtgtgtctgcaggtgggatgaacaagtgaatcccttcccacactgaggacatgtaaatggtctctccccagtgtgaactcgctggtgcctccgcaggtgggatgaacaagtgaatcccttcccacactgagggcaggtgaacggtctctccccagtgtgaactcgctggtgtgtccgcaggctggataaatgactgaatccctccccacactgagagcacatgaatggtgtctccccagtgtggctgcgccgattagtttccagctgtgatggggctctgtatctcttcccacagtccccacatttccatggtatctccatggtgcaggtgtcctgacctctgtcttgggtggacaatcagttcaagcctcgtccacacacagaacacgggtacagtctctccctgctgtgaatggtgtgatatttattcaggctgtgtaactggttaaagctctttagtccgaGCActagaacactctcactcgagtgtggcagtgtgttggtacttttccagtcacactgatggtcgaactcttttcaaatcgacaaactggacaatcatttctctctctagattcaatggctgatgatattcagatcccaaggaatatgactgtcaGATCTGACATGACATTTGAGATTTcggtctgtgattcctctttcaatatcctgtaaaatgaatttacaaaagtcatcagtgtcagtgcaggatagaaattcagaacagacaattctagtttctatggaacattctttcctatttcagtcccaaaaatctgtgaatctccatcccacacactctccctccattctcactctgctgtatctaatattcaccctcccaattctcctgaaggtgctgattgaggctgattgacagatccatgttcactgcttcctgtcctggacacagagaccataacaaataggagctgcagtcggccatttggcccatcgagccttttaaactattcaatgagataattcgttcatctacctcagcatcattctccccacactaaacccatatcccttgatatcctcaatatctagaaaccaatcaatctctctcttgaaaatagttgatgactgaggcttcactgtcctcagggattgagaattccaaagctttaccacatccttgagtgaagaaatccccccacatcttagcttttgctccatcttcttgtctgttccccataacccttgacacccttgtcagtcaaagatctgtctaactggaatatgtTCAATGAtcctgagtacaggagttgggtgttatagttgtatgagtcgttggtgaggctgcacttggagtattgtgtacagtttttgtaaccctgtaataggaaagacattgataaactggaaagagtgcaaagaagatttatgaggatgttgccgagTGATCgtgagaggttggacaggctagggatTTATTCCTTCGAACGTAGGAGAATATGGGGGTGACCatattgaggtgtattaaataaTACGGGGCATAGATCGGATGAACCCACATTGTCTTTTTGCCAGGGtaggagaattgaaaactagagggcctaggtttaagatgagagggaaaagattaaaagagacctgaggggcaacttcttcatgcagagggtggtgtgtacatggaatgagctgccagagaaagtggttgaggcaggttcaaacagcaggtttaaacatttaaaaagcatttggataagtaaatgaattggaaaggattagagggatatgagccaaacatgggcaattgggactagctgggagggcaccatgtttggcatggatcagttgggcccaagggcctgtttccgtgctgtattgctctatgactctatgtgctggctgcatcagcatctattgcccataactcattgtccttgaactgagtggcttgcattgctgggggatgtggtagatttccttctttaaaggacattattaaatcagatggatttttacaacaattgtcatcaatggacttctaattctagatttttactgaattcaaatttcaacatttgccattgtgggattcgaacccagggttcacagtgcattgccctggatccctgtattactaatccaataacaCTATCACATGCTCCATTGCCTCACCATCCATGGTAAAGGAGTCACAGTAGcccgagatccatggaatcagagcatgctctgaatttaaattaatgctcactaacactcacctcaaaacaatttcactgttttcacattttaaaatctgctgcagctgaaaagatctgagagagattggtgtccgggaaaaatattgcaatcttcaaatcttctccctgtaaatgaggaaagttataggtgtaattcaaggttagaaattcaagacagacaaacatttcttttggtctgagtttgctgtgtgtaaatcctccccttctaaccccctgtaaaaggagtttccaaaatccatcagcatctgtccagaacAGAGATTCAAAACATTCCCTCCTCCTTTAAcctggcacagaattactttagctgggacaaaattgcagtggaggcagttcagagaagatgcagttggttgattcctgaaatgaggagttttatctttcaggttgagcagTTTGGTCCTGTACTCTTTGGGGTTTTGAAGACTGAGAAGTAATCTTAatgaaacatctgggaatttaagggcggcatggtggctagcactgctgcctcacagcgccagggtcccaggttcaattccggccttgggtcactgtctgtatggagtttgcacattctccccatgtctgcgtgggtttcctccaggtgttccaatttcctcccacagtccaaagactgtggttcggtggattggccatgctaaattgaccctcgtgtcaaatgcatggggttgtggggatagggcctgggtgggattgttgtctgtccagactcgatgggccaaatggcctccttctgcattgtagggattctatgattcatatgatcGAAGGTGCTtgacagcagcgcatgcgctctccgtctccgctgaaacaagatggcggccgataacTGGGAACTGTTCCCGAGATTAAATGatcttctacaaagatgcaagaaagcagacaagataccaaaaggacgacagatcacgaacccactcaggtcaacctataacacagactacgctgagacactttgccgtcgcacctctctcacactcctcaaacacctcgtacaccagctctacagcaaacgccgcagcctgcaaaccaagatcgaatccatattctcaacttgcgctcaggatgcagaccagctgcgaaactctgccaagcagacgagacaaaggaactacaccat
This portion of the Mustelus asterias unplaced genomic scaffold, sMusAst1.hap1.1 HAP1_SCAFFOLD_100, whole genome shotgun sequence genome encodes:
- the LOC144484304 gene encoding uncharacterized protein LOC144484304; the encoded protein is MEKPWKCGDCGKGFSYPSLLENHRRSHTGERPFTCSVCGEGFIQSSGLWSHQRIHTEEKPFTCTSCGKRFRHSSALTVHQRSHTGERPFICSVCGKGFTQSFHLLSHQRVHTGERPFTCSDCGKGFTGSSHLLSHQRVHIEEKPFSCTDCGRSFRQASSLVAHQRIHTGERPFTCFVCGKGFTVLPTLLRHQKIHTEEKPFSCTDCGKNFRQSSNLTAHRRTHTAERPFTCSVCGKGFSRSSNLSAHQRVHTGERPFTCSVCGKGFAKSFNLLAHQRTHTKRPFNCSVCGKGFTQSQWLLRHQQVHK
- the LOC144484319 gene encoding uncharacterized protein LOC144484319; protein product: MEIPWKCGDCGKRYRAPSQLETNRRSHTGETPFMCSQCGEGFSHLSSLRTHQRVHTGERPFTCPQCGKGFTCSSHLRRHQRVHTGERPFTCPQCGKGFTCSSHLQTHQRVHTGERPFSCSHCGKGFTQLSNLRKHLRVHTGETPFSCPQCGEGFTCSSSLRRHQRVHTGERPFTCSDCGKGFSQSSNLVKHQRIHTGDRPFTCSVCGKGFTQSPHLLKHHHVHE